In the genome of Botrytis cinerea B05.10 chromosome 5, complete sequence, one region contains:
- the Bcmtc1 gene encoding Bcmtc1, which translates to MASKKSKPAPTDDELNELLEGIDEVKVKAPASKGAAKSHKTKQPSQSEQDLLAELENLGAQQPSRPHTPRIQQVKRSNTATPPPASRKSEDRSSEEKPTLPRKSVDSTRSFHTSFTPSATSSDLPEAEKKAPIAQAATEAPSAGGGWSWGSVFATATATASAAVNHAQAAVKEIQQNEEAKRWAEQVKGNVGVLRGFGGELTSRALPTFTNILHTIAPPISSHERLQIHITHDFIGYPSLDPLIYSTFSRVMAQVEGGDLLVIQRGHESTARRASEAGYTGGNAGWSDGPWWRVGTDNRDIGSVKGLIEGTKLVRVSAEAYSKEYFDAHGGLELAAQRATEDLSESNPVRSSDIFMAVQAITHEAPEDLFQGGPVKEAEGGVVDEKPKPDELISFAIYLQDPIHSITFYTLTQAIPAKWIQWLDAPAPLTPTSTSSPSKEKSGFFGAESENAHAGLPEEIQQIIESGGVDPREWVAEWVEETLSLGVGVIAQRYVARRMGVGEGGIGKGKARMEEVLGDGGGEAARAGLI; encoded by the exons ATGgcttcaaagaaatcaaagccAGCCCCAACTGATGACGAATTGAATGAGCTTTTGGAAGGCATTGACGAGGTTAAAGTTAAAGCACCTGCTTCCAAGGGAGCTGCAAAATCAcataaaacaaaacaaccaTCTCAATCAGAACAAGATCTGCTTGCGGAACTGGAAAACCTTGGAGCACAGCAACCAAGTCGACCACATACTCCACGAATTCAACAGGTGAAACGTTCAAACACAGCAACCCCGCCACCAGCATCTCGCAAAAGTGAGGACAGATCAAGCGAGGAGAAACCTACTTTGCCCCGGAAATCTGTTGACAGCACTCGATCATTTCATACTAGTTTTACCCCTTCAGCAACTAGTAGCGATCTTCCAGAAGCGGAAAAGAAAGCTCCAATTGCTCAGGCTGCTACTGAAGCCCCTTCAGCGGGTGGAGGATGGTCATGGGGAAGTGTCTttgcaacagcaacagcaacagctAGTGCAGCAGTCAACCATGCTCAAGCTGCAGTGAAGGAAATACAACAAAATGAAGAAGCTAAACGATGGGCAGAACAAGTCAAAGGAAACGTTGGAGTTCTTAGAGGCTTTG GTGGTGAGTTGACATCTAGAGCTCTTCCAACCTTTACAAACATTCTTCATACTATCGCACCACCCATTTCGTCCCACGAACGActccaaatccatatcaCTCATGATTTTATTGGATATCCTTCTCTCGACCCTCTCATCTATTCTACATTCTCTCGTGTGATGGCCCAAGTTGAGGGAGGAGATCTGCTTGTCATTCAGCGTGGTCACGAATCTACAGCACGTCGCGCATCCGAGGCTGGATATACTGGAGGCAATGCAGGATGGAGTGATGGACCGTGGTGGCGCGTAGGAACCGACAATCGTGATATTGGTTCCGTCAAAGGACTTATCGAAGGAACGAAACTCGTCCGCGTAAGCGCAGAAGCTTATTCGAAGGAATATTTTGATGCGCATGGTGGACTCGAACTCGCAGCTCAGCGAGCTACCGAAGATCTTAGCGAATCAAATCCAGTTCGCAGCAGCGATATTTTCATGGCCGTCCAAGCGATTACCCATGAAGCACCAGAAGATTTGTTCCAAGGAGGTCCAGTAAAAGAGGCAGAAGGAGGCGTGGTTGACgaaaaaccaaaaccagaTGAATTAATTTCTTTCGCTATTTACCTTCAAGATCCAATCCATAGCATCACTTTCTATACACTTACTCAAGCTATTCCTGCTAAATGGATTCAATGGCTCGATGCCCCAGCTCCCTTAACTCCAACCTCCACATCTTCACCCTCTAAAGAGAAGTCAGGGTTCTTCGGTGCAGAATCAGAGAATGCGCATGCAGGATTGCCAGAGGAGATTCAACAAATTATAGAGAGCGGAGGAGTAGATCCGCGCGAATGGGTTGCAGAATGGGTGGAAGAGACATTGAGTTTAGGTGTGGGAGTTATAGCACAAAGATATGTGGCAAGGAGGATGGGAGTTGGTGAAGGTGGTATTGGTAAGGGGAAGGCTAGGATGGAGGAAGtacttggagatggaggtgggGAGGCAGCAAGAGCGGGGTTAATCTGA